The genomic region ACATGGCTACACCTTTCGCGCGGTCGGGCGGGACAGGATGCCGTCGGGCCGCACGCTCAGTACGAGGACCACGATGGCGAGGGCGGCGAGAGTCGCCAGTTCGGGCCCCGCGTAGCCGGACACGTAGGTCAGGCCCAGGCCGATGAGCATGCCGCCGATGACGGCGCCGAACGGGTTGTCCAGACCGCCCACCACGGCCGCGGTGATGCCGAAGACGAAGACGACGTCGAACACGTTCGGGGAGAGGAACGGCGGTCCGGCGAGCATGCCCGCCAGCGCGCCGATGGCCGAGGCGATGCCCCAGCCGGCGGTGAGCATCAGGCCCACCTTGACGCCGCTGAGCCGGGCCGCCTCCGGGCGGAAGGCGGCGGCGCGCATGCGCAGCCCGAGCGGTGTGTACCGGTACAGGGCGAACAGCAGCAGGGCGACCGCGGCGACCGAGCCCAGCGCGAACGCGTCGGCGGGCGAGAAGCGCCCGACGTAGCTGAACGCGTACTGGAGTCCGTGCTGCTCGTTGCCCCAGACCATCCCGACGCCGCCCTGGATGATGAGCAGGAGCCCGAGGGTGACGATGATGCCGTTGAGTTCGGAGACGCGGGCGATCGGCCGGATGATGACCCGTTCGACCACCGCTCCGGCGACCAGGCCGACCGTCAGGGCACTGGCGAAGCCGATCCAGTAGGAGCCGGTCACCTGGACCACGGTGTAGGCGGTGTACACCGACAGCAGGGCGAGCGCGGGCTGGGCGAAGTTCACCAGCCGCGTGGCCTGGTAGATGATGACCAGGGACAGCGCCAGCGCCGCGTACGTGGCCCCGGACGCCAGCCCGCTCAGGGTCAGGTTGATGAAGTGGTTCATGGGGGGACTCCTCAGAAGCCGAGGTAGGCGTGGCGCATGCGGTCGTCGGAGAGCAGGTCCGCCGAGGAGCCCTCGGCGGCCACGCGTCCCTGGTTCAGGACGAACCCGTGGTCGGTGACCGACAGGGCGCCGGCCGCGTTCTGTTCCACGAGGACGACCGTCAGGCCGGTGCGCTCCCGCAGGTCGCGCAGCAGGGCGAAGATCTGCTGCGTGATGAGGGGGGCCAGGCCCAGGGAGGGCTCGTCCAGGAGCAGGACCTTGGGGCGGGCCATGAGGGCGCGTCCGATGGCCAGCATCTGGCGCTCGCCGCCGGAGAGCGTGCTGGCGGACTTGTTCCGCCGCTCGGCCAGCGGCGGGAACAGCTCCATGACCTCGTTCAGCGTGGAGCGGTCGCGCCGGTCCCTGCGCCACAGGCCGCCCAGGCGCAGGTTCTCCTCGACGGTGAGCTCGACGATCACGCCGCCGCCCTCGGGGACGTGGGCGAGGCCGCGGGTGATGACCTTCTCCGCGGGAAGCCGCGTGATGTCCTCGCCCGCGAGGACCACCCGGCCGGAGGAGGCCCGGTGCAGCCCGGTGAGGGAGCGCAGGAGCGTGGTCTTGCCCGCGCCGTTGGCACCGAGGACTCCGCACATGCCCCGCTCCGGTACGGCGAGGGACACGTCGGTCAGGGCTCGCACGGCGCCGAAGTGGGCGCTCAGGCCCTCGACCCGCAGGATCGGCTCGGCCCCGCCGCTCCCGTTTCCGGCGGCCGCCGCCGGTGCCGTACCGGTGCGCGCGCCCGGGGCGGCGCCGTTCGCGTACTGCGCGCTCATCGTGTGCCTCCGTCGGAGTGCGAGGGGTCGGACACGGCGGATCCGCCGCCGCGGGGCACCGTGGCGGTGTCCTCCGCGGGGGTGCCGAGGTAGGCCTCGGTGACGGCGGGGTCGGCCTGGACCTCCTCCGGGGTGCCGGTGGAGATGACCCGGCCGAAGTTCAGCACCACGATGTGGTCGCACACCCGCATGACCAGGTCCATGTGGTGCTCGACCAGGACCACGGCCATGTGCTCGCTGAACCCGCGGATCTGGCGGGCGAGGTCGTCGATCTGCTGGCCGGACAGTCCGCTCGCGGGTTCGTCGAGGAGCAGGAGTTCGGGGTCGGCGACGCAGGCGCGGGCCAGCGCCACCTGCTTCTGGATGCCGTAGGGCAGGGTGCCGGGCAGCCGCGCGGCGAACTCGGCGATCCCGAACCGCCGCAGGGTCGCCTCGGCGCGGGCGCGCAGCTCGCGCTCGTCGCGGTGGTGCCGTCCCAGGCCGGTGACGAGCGAGACGGGTCCGCCCCGCGCGGTCCGGTCGGCGCCGGCCACCACGTTCTCCAGGACGGTCATCATCGGGAAGAGGTTCAGGCCCTGGAACGTGCGCGAGATCCCGGCCCGGGCCAGGTGGTGCGGGCTGCGGCCGGGCGGCGGTCCGCCCTTCCACGAGATGGTGCCGGACGTGGGTCGCAGCACCCCGGAGAGCACGTTGAACAACGTGGTCTTGCCCGCTCCGTTGGGGCCGATGAGACCGACGACGCTACCGGGGGCGACCCGCAGCCCGACGTCGTCGAGGGCGGTCAGGCCCCCGAAGCGCACGGTCACCCCGTCCGCGCTCAGTAGTTGGTCACGTGCGGTCGTTGTCATGGAGTCCTCTCTCCCGGTTGACCTGCGATTCCGTACCGACCGGTTGGTACGGGATCGTGATCGAGCCGCACCGCCCCGCCGTCCACCGGACCGACCGTCACCCGCCCGGTCGGCGCCGGTCCGACGCGGTCAGTTGAACAGGCGTGCCAGGTCCACCCGGGACCTGATGTTGAGCTTTCGGAAGATGCCGCGCAGGTGGTGTTCGACCGTGCGCGGGCTGATGAACATGTGCGCGGCCACCTCGCGGTTGGTGGCCCCCTCCGCGACGAGCCGCGCGATCTGCTGTTGCTGCGCGGTCAGCTCGCTGGTGGCGGAGGGATCGGGCCCCCTCTCCGAGGTCCCGATGGCTCGCAGCTCGGCGCGGGTCTGTCGCACCCACAGCCGGGCTCCGAAGCGCTCGAACGACTCCAGCGCGTTGTAGAGGTGTTCACGGGCCCGGCCGGGGAGGCGGGCCCTGCGCAGGAACGCGCCGAAGAGCAGTTGGGTGCGCGCGTGTTCGACGTCGTCGTCACCGCAGGCCCGGTGCAGGGCCAGAGCGTTCTCGAAGTGGTCCGCGGCCTCGTCGCCGCAGGCCAGCAGTCCGGAGCAGCGGGCGGCCAGGGCCAGTACGCCCGGGCTGTCCACCGCCTCCGCCCAGCGGCGGTAGCCCGCCAGGGAGGTGTGCGCCCAGTCGGTCTCCCCCATGCGGGTCGCGGCCTCCACGAAGTGGGGCGCGGTCAGCAGCCGCATGGTCGGGTGGCCGTGGCCGGGGCCGGCGTGCGCGAGCGCGCGCAGCCGGAAGAACGCGTCGGCGGCGTTGCCGCGCGACAGCTCCAGGACCGCCTGGGCCCAGGCGGCCAGCGCCGAGGCCAGGCCGAGACTGTTCTCGCCCGCCTGGGCGGCCACGGCCTTGGCCCGGATCCGGCAGGTCTCCACGTCGCCCTGGATCGCGGCGATCATGGCCAGCGAGGCCAGGTGCTGGGTCGCCCACACCGACTGGCCGCACTCGCGGGCGACCCGCAGACCGGTCAGCGCGGTGCCCGCCGCCGACGGGAAGCGCCCGCTCCAGAACTCCGAGAAGACGAGGAAGCCCAGGGCGGCCGGGACGTTGGCGGTCTCGACCCGCACGCGCGCGACCTCCACGGCCCGCGAGGTCACCGACCGCACGTAGGGCGCGTCGCCCAGCCGGAGGCCGGTCACGCCGGCCCAGATCAGCTCCGAGGGCTTGTCGATCTCGGCGGCCAGCGCGTTGACGCTGCGCAGCAGGGGCGTGGAGCGGACGTAGTCGCCGCGGAAGGAGACCGCGCACCCCTCCAGGTAGGCGCCGATGAGCCGTGTGGACGGTGAGCTGTCCGGCCGCACCAGCGGCAGGGCCAGGTCGGTGATGCGGCCGAAGCGCACCGGGTCGCCCGCCAGGGACGCGGAGTCGGCGGCGCGGACGAAGGCGCGCAGGGCCAGCGTGTGGTCGTGCGGCATGAGGTCGCGGCCCGCCGCCAGCAGCCGGTCGGCGGCGTCGATGGCGTTGCCGCCGCGCATGTACAGCTGGGCGTCGATGAGGTCGACGGTGGCGCGGCGGCGGTCGGAGACCGCGAGGGGGCGCGCGCGGCCGAGCAGTCGCGCGGCGCGGTCCGAGCGCCCGGCCACGTAGGACTCGTAGGCCGCCGAGGTGAGGCGGCAGGCGCGCTCGTCGGACTCGGGCGTCAGGCCGGCGGCGCGCTCGTAGGTGAGCGAGGCCGCCAGGGAGCCCTCCAGCCGCTTGGCGTGGAGCGCGGCCTCGGCGACGGCGGCGGCGAGGCCGGTGTCCGGGCTCCCGGTGCCGGAGGAGGTGTGCAGCGCGAAGTCGACGGGGGCGTGCTCGGCGTCCACGACCGCCGCCAGCTCCCGGTGGGCGGCGCGGAGCCGGCCGGCCGCGCTGCCCTGCGCGATCGCCTCGCGCAGGAGGGGGTCGGTGAAGACGATGGCGTCGCCGTCCACGCGCACGAGGCCGCGCTCCTCGGCGGGCTCCAGGTCGGCGATGGTCGGCGCCGGGTCCTGGTCGCCCGCACCGGCGGCCAGGATCACGTGGGCGCGCGGTTCCCGGGAGAGCGCGGCGAGCAGGAGCAGGTGCCGGGTGGGCTCGGCGAGCTCCGTGTAGGGGGTGAGGAGGTCGGCGCGCAGGCGGCCGTCGAGGCGCAGGGTCTCCGGCAGGGGGTCGTTCCCGAGCAGCTGGCCGTCGGTGAGGCAGCGCAGGAAGCCGAGGACGGCCGCGGGGTTGCCGTGCGCGGCGGCCACGAGCGCGGTGCGCACGGCCGACCCGACCGCGACCGGGGCGTGGTCGGTGATGACGTCGTGGATCGCGCGCTCGGGCAGCGGTTCGACGATGTGCTCGGTGACGCCGGGGATGAGCGCGTCCGGGGTGGGCTCGTCGACGGAGGAGGGCAGCCGCGCGCCGGTGGGCTTGTCGTGTCCGCCGTGGGCGGCGAAGACCGCGGCCACGGGGGTACCGGTCAGCCGCCGGGCGACGAAGGCGAGCGAGTCCAGCGACGGGCCGTCCAACCGGTCGGTGTCGTCGACGCAGAGCAGCAGCGGCTCTTCCTGGGCGGCGAGGGTGAGGAGTTCCAGGACTCCGGTGTAGAAGGCGAACCGGTCCGCGTCGGCGACCGCGCCGCCGCCCAGTGTGCGGCGCAGCAGGTCCCGCCGGTCCTCGGCCATGCGGTCGGCGACCGGCTCGACCGGGCGCAGCAGGCGCTGCAGACCAGCGAAGGCGAGGTCGGACTCGTCGGGGACGCCACCGGCGTACAGGACGGTGAAATCACCGGCCATGGCGCGGGTGTGCTCCAACAGGGAGGTCTTGCCGCGGCCGGGACCGCCGGAGAGCAGCAGGCACGCCCCGCGCCGGGCCCTCGCTTCGCCGAGTGCGTCGGCGAGGAGCCTCAGTTCGTTTTCGCGGCCCCGGAGTCGATGACTCGGGGGTCCCGTGTAACTGCCAGCCACGTGCTCACAGTTTCACAGGAAGGCCCCATCGCGGCAGGTGCGGGCGGGCACACTGGTCGTTTCACCGATACCCGCACGGAGTCGCACGAGGTGGCGGGGAGCGGCTCGGGAGGGAGCGGGGCGCGGGTGCGCGCGGTGTGGGAATCAGTGTGACAGACGAGTGCCCACCTGCGGTTCCGTTCGGGGCCGAGCGTGACGCGACTCACGTGAACGGGCGCCTCGGGGCGGCGGCGCTCGCCGGCGGGGGACACAGTGCGGTTACCAAGCCGTAATGCGCGAACGCCGCTCCCCCGCGATCCAGACACACAGGACAAAAGCCCCAATCTGTCCAATAGGACCTGTTTCCACCCTCGCCCCGCGTCGCCCGTACCCCTCCACCGCACCCCCCGGTGCGATCCCCGGCCCCGCGTCACGGGCGTGGGCCGGCCTCAGGCGCCGCCGGCCTGGCGCACCTCCACCTGCGCGATGGTCGGCGGGTCCGCGCCCTCCCGCGTCACGGTGTACGCGGCGGCCCGCGCGGCGAAGCGGAGCAGGTCCTCCACGTCGTCCGCGGTCAGGGTCGCGAGCCGGGCCCGGGGGCCGTCGCCCAGCAGGTCGGCGCGGTCCAGCCAGTAGAGCAGGGCGCCCATGAAGGAGTCGCCCGCGCCGACCGTGTCCACCACCTCGACCTCGGGCGCGGGGACCGCGACCTCCCGCCCGTGGCAGACCGCGAACGCCCCGTTCCCGCCCAGCGTGGCCACGACCAGGGCGGGACCCAGCGCCGCGAGCGACCGGACCGCCTCCCGCGGGGCCAGGTCCGGGTACAGGAAGGCGAGGTCCTCGTCACTGGCCTTGACCACGTGCGCCTGCGCGGCGTGGCGCAGGGCCAGGGCACGCGCGGACGCCGGGTCGCCGATCACCTCGTGGCGGATGTTGGGGTCCAGGGTGATCGTGACGCCGCCGCGCCCGTGCTCGCGGCGCAGCATCGACTCGATGAGCGTGGCCCCGGGGTCCCGGAACAGGGCGATGGAGGCGGCGTGCAGGGCGCGCACACCGGGTTCCAGCTCGTCGGGGAGCTCACCGGCGCGCCACCGCCAGTCGGCCGCGTCGTCCATCCGGAAGTCGTAGCGGGCCGAGCCGTCCGGGCCGAGCGAGGCGAGCGCGAGCGCGGACGGCTCCTCCGCCGCGAGCAGGCCGTCCGGGTCCAGTCCCTCCGCCAGGAGCCGCCGGCGGATGCGGTCGCCGAACCCGTCGGAGCCGATCCGCGCCAGCAGGCGGGTGGGAACGCCCAGGCGGGAGGCCGCGACCGCCGTGTTGGCGGGGCCGCCGCCGGGCGCCGCGCGCAGGAGGCCGCCGTCCTCCCCCGCCGGCAGCAGGTCCATGACGTTCTCGCCGATGACGAGGAGACGGGGGTGTCCGTGGCTCACGAGTTCACCTCGGGGTGGTCGGAGGGGGCGGAGGAGACGGGGCCGGGGACGGCCGTGATGCCGCCGGCGATCGAGGCCGCCAGCTCCCCCTGGGGCAGGAGGGTCGCCTGGTAGGCGTGGTAGACGTCGGGCTTGCCCGGCCACACGGTGGCCGCGGGGGCGTTGGCGGCGTCGAGCTCGTGCCGCCAGCTGCCGAGCTCCCGGTCGAGGTGGAAGCGGTCGGCGTAGGCCCACCACCGCTCGTAGTCGCGGACGCGGTCCTCCCGACCGGTGCGCCGGGCCAGGGCCCAGGCGGCCATCGTGGCCTCGGCGACCACCCAGTGCATGCGTTCGCGGACGACCGGGCGGTCCTCCCAGTCCAGCGTGTAGACGAAGCCGTCGGCGCCGTCCACCGCCCAGCCGCGCCGGACGGAGTGCTCGAACAACTGCTCGGCGTCGGAGAGCAGCCAGTCCGGGACGGGGTCGCCCGCCCGGATGAGGGCTGCCTCCAGGTGCAGCAGGAGCCGCGCCCATTCGAGCAGGTGGCCGGTGGTGCTGCCGAACGGCCGGAAAGGGTGGTCCGGCCGGTCGCGGTTGTAGTCGGGCAGAGGCGTCCAGTCGGCGGTGAAGTGCTCGGGCAGGCGCCAGTCGTGCTCGGCGGCCACTCCGTGGACGAGGCGTTTCGCGATGGAGAGGGCGCGGCGGGTCCACCGGTGGTCGCCGGTGGCGTCGGCGGCGGCGAGGAAGGCCTCGACGCTGTGCATGTTGCTGTTCGCGCCCCGGTAGTCCTCCGTCTCCGTCCACGCCGCGTCCCAGCTCTCGCGGACCGCCCCGGCCGACTCCTCCCAGAACCGGGTGTCCACGACCTCCAGGGCCTCCGCCAGGAGCGCGGCGGCACCGGAGCGGCCGGCGGCCGTGGCGGTGGCCGCGGCCAGGACCACGAAGGCGTGCTCGTAGGCCGACTTGCGAGGGGGACCGGGCGCCTCGGAACCCCGCGACGCTTCCTGGGAGCGCTCCCAGGATGCAACGGCGGGCACGTGGTCGAACCAGCCGCCGTACTCGGCGTCGCGCAGCGGACCCGACAGCGCCGCCAGACCGTGGTCGGCCAGCCGGCCCGCGTCCTCGTGCCCGCGCAGGTACGCCAGGGAGAACACGTGCGTCATCCGCGCGGTGATCCAGGTGGCGGTCGGCCGGTCCCGGCCCACCCCGCCCCGCGAGTCCAGCCATCCGAAGCCGTCGGGGACCGCGGCGCCCTCGGCGAAGGCGTACAGCCTGCGCTCCTCGTCGCGCAGCCACGCGGGGCCGCCCGGAGCGAAAGGTCGGTTCTCAGTCAATCCACTGCCTCCTGTCGGTTCACCGCACCACGCTATCCCCAGGGCTCGCGTTCGCGGAAGTCCGGCCCGCCCCAGGCCAGAGGGTCCCGCCGCCGACGGGTCTCCCGTGCGACGGTTCACACCGCCGCCCCGGATAAGGTCCACAGGTGCCCGGAGAACGGGCGCTCCAGACCTCAACGGGAGGCGCACAGTGATGCTCGCGGCGGGCGAGACGCCCGAATTCCTCGGCCCGATCGTGGCACTGCTGGTGTCGGCGGGCCTGATCGGCGCGCTCTTCGTCCGGATCAAGGTCGTCCCGATCGTGGGCTTCCTCCTGGCGGGCGTCCTCCTCGGACCCCACCAGCTCGGACTGATCGCCGACGAGGAGGCCGTGCACAGCGCGGCCGACATCGGCGTGATGCTGCTCCTCTTCACCATCGGCGCGGAGTTCTCCGTCGAACGGCTGTCCAGGATCAAGCGCTTCGTCCTGGGCGGCGGCACGGTCCAGGTGGTGCTGACCACCGCCGTCGTGACCGGGCTCTTCGCCCTCCTGGGCCAGGACTGGCGGGTCGGTGTCTTCACCGGCTTCCTCATCGCCCTGTCCTCCACCGCGATCGTGCTCAAGGTGATCGCGGCCAAGGGGGCCACGCAGCAGCCGATCGGCCAGGCCGCGGTGGGCACGCTCATCTTCCAGGACCTCGCCATCATCGTCATGGTCCTGCTGATCCCGGTGCTGGGCGGGGAGAGCGACGGCGGCGCCCTGGGCATCGCGCGGGCGCTCGGCACCGCCGCCCTGGTGCTGACCGCCGTCCTGGTCGTGGCGCGCAAGGTCATGCCCCCGCTGCTGGAGCGGGTCGCCCGGCTCTGCTCCCCCGAGGTGTTCCTGCTGACCATCGTGGCCATCGCGCTCGGTGTGGCCTACGTGACCTCGCTCGCCGGGATCAGCGAGGCCCTGGGCGCCTTCCTCGCGGGCATGGTGCTGAGCGAATCCCGGCACAGCGCCCACGCGCTCAGCGAGATCATGCCGCTGCAGATGATCTTCAGCGCGGTGTTCTTCGTGTCCATCGGCATGCTGCTCGACGTCGGCGCCCTGGCCGAACTGTG from Nocardiopsis aegyptia harbors:
- a CDS encoding branched-chain amino acid ABC transporter permease, coding for MNHFINLTLSGLASGATYAALALSLVIIYQATRLVNFAQPALALLSVYTAYTVVQVTGSYWIGFASALTVGLVAGAVVERVIIRPIARVSELNGIIVTLGLLLIIQGGVGMVWGNEQHGLQYAFSYVGRFSPADAFALGSVAAVALLLFALYRYTPLGLRMRAAAFRPEAARLSGVKVGLMLTAGWGIASAIGALAGMLAGPPFLSPNVFDVVFVFGITAAVVGGLDNPFGAVIGGMLIGLGLTYVSGYAGPELATLAALAIVVLVLSVRPDGILSRPTARKV
- a CDS encoding ABC transporter ATP-binding protein, giving the protein MSAQYANGAAPGARTGTAPAAAAGNGSGGAEPILRVEGLSAHFGAVRALTDVSLAVPERGMCGVLGANGAGKTTLLRSLTGLHRASSGRVVLAGEDITRLPAEKVITRGLAHVPEGGGVIVELTVEENLRLGGLWRRDRRDRSTLNEVMELFPPLAERRNKSASTLSGGERQMLAIGRALMARPKVLLLDEPSLGLAPLITQQIFALLRDLRERTGLTVVLVEQNAAGALSVTDHGFVLNQGRVAAEGSSADLLSDDRMRHAYLGF
- a CDS encoding ABC transporter ATP-binding protein, with the translated sequence MTTTARDQLLSADGVTVRFGGLTALDDVGLRVAPGSVVGLIGPNGAGKTTLFNVLSGVLRPTSGTISWKGGPPPGRSPHHLARAGISRTFQGLNLFPMMTVLENVVAGADRTARGGPVSLVTGLGRHHRDERELRARAEATLRRFGIAEFAARLPGTLPYGIQKQVALARACVADPELLLLDEPASGLSGQQIDDLARQIRGFSEHMAVVLVEHHMDLVMRVCDHIVVLNFGRVISTGTPEEVQADPAVTEAYLGTPAEDTATVPRGGGSAVSDPSHSDGGTR
- a CDS encoding helix-turn-helix transcriptional regulator → MAGSYTGPPSHRLRGRENELRLLADALGEARARRGACLLLSGGPGRGKTSLLEHTRAMAGDFTVLYAGGVPDESDLAFAGLQRLLRPVEPVADRMAEDRRDLLRRTLGGGAVADADRFAFYTGVLELLTLAAQEEPLLLCVDDTDRLDGPSLDSLAFVARRLTGTPVAAVFAAHGGHDKPTGARLPSSVDEPTPDALIPGVTEHIVEPLPERAIHDVITDHAPVAVGSAVRTALVAAAHGNPAAVLGFLRCLTDGQLLGNDPLPETLRLDGRLRADLLTPYTELAEPTRHLLLLAALSREPRAHVILAAGAGDQDPAPTIADLEPAEERGLVRVDGDAIVFTDPLLREAIAQGSAAGRLRAAHRELAAVVDAEHAPVDFALHTSSGTGSPDTGLAAAVAEAALHAKRLEGSLAASLTYERAAGLTPESDERACRLTSAAYESYVAGRSDRAARLLGRARPLAVSDRRRATVDLIDAQLYMRGGNAIDAADRLLAAGRDLMPHDHTLALRAFVRAADSASLAGDPVRFGRITDLALPLVRPDSSPSTRLIGAYLEGCAVSFRGDYVRSTPLLRSVNALAAEIDKPSELIWAGVTGLRLGDAPYVRSVTSRAVEVARVRVETANVPAALGFLVFSEFWSGRFPSAAGTALTGLRVARECGQSVWATQHLASLAMIAAIQGDVETCRIRAKAVAAQAGENSLGLASALAAWAQAVLELSRGNAADAFFRLRALAHAGPGHGHPTMRLLTAPHFVEAATRMGETDWAHTSLAGYRRWAEAVDSPGVLALAARCSGLLACGDEAADHFENALALHRACGDDDVEHARTQLLFGAFLRRARLPGRAREHLYNALESFERFGARLWVRQTRAELRAIGTSERGPDPSATSELTAQQQQIARLVAEGATNREVAAHMFISPRTVEHHLRGIFRKLNIRSRVDLARLFN
- a CDS encoding carbohydrate kinase family protein, with protein sequence MSHGHPRLLVIGENVMDLLPAGEDGGLLRAAPGGGPANTAVAASRLGVPTRLLARIGSDGFGDRIRRRLLAEGLDPDGLLAAEEPSALALASLGPDGSARYDFRMDDAADWRWRAGELPDELEPGVRALHAASIALFRDPGATLIESMLRREHGRGGVTITLDPNIRHEVIGDPASARALALRHAAQAHVVKASDEDLAFLYPDLAPREAVRSLAALGPALVVATLGGNGAFAVCHGREVAVPAPEVEVVDTVGAGDSFMGALLYWLDRADLLGDGPRARLATLTADDVEDLLRFAARAAAYTVTREGADPPTIAQVEVRQAGGA
- a CDS encoding AGE family epimerase/isomerase, whose amino-acid sequence is MTENRPFAPGGPAWLRDEERRLYAFAEGAAVPDGFGWLDSRGGVGRDRPTATWITARMTHVFSLAYLRGHEDAGRLADHGLAALSGPLRDAEYGGWFDHVPAVASWERSQEASRGSEAPGPPRKSAYEHAFVVLAAATATAAGRSGAAALLAEALEVVDTRFWEESAGAVRESWDAAWTETEDYRGANSNMHSVEAFLAAADATGDHRWTRRALSIAKRLVHGVAAEHDWRLPEHFTADWTPLPDYNRDRPDHPFRPFGSTTGHLLEWARLLLHLEAALIRAGDPVPDWLLSDAEQLFEHSVRRGWAVDGADGFVYTLDWEDRPVVRERMHWVVAEATMAAWALARRTGREDRVRDYERWWAYADRFHLDRELGSWRHELDAANAPAATVWPGKPDVYHAYQATLLPQGELAASIAGGITAVPGPVSSAPSDHPEVNS